Part of the Lolium rigidum isolate FL_2022 chromosome 6, APGP_CSIRO_Lrig_0.1, whole genome shotgun sequence genome, GAAGAATCATAGGAGGAATAGAGATTTAGGGAAAGCTCTTCAAGATCTACAATGGAGGCGAGAGTGCGTGGAGAGAAGCAACCAACCCTTGGGAAAGAAGGGGGGTCATTTGCGCCTCCCAAAAACTAGCAGTTACAGGAAAACCAAAACCAAAGTCTCCAACCTGGTCAAGTCTCCGGAATAGCAATAAATAGACAACTTTTTGCTTTGACTAGACTACAAGGTTGGAGAATTTGGCTGGCGTCTTTGGCTCCTTAGGCCAGAATCTCCGGGGTTGGCACATAGGAGTCTCCGATCTGGGGACATTGCAGCCGCTTGACTGAGAACTCCAGAAACATCTAAAACCAAAACTAGAGGATCTTTCGAATCCAAACTTCGAATAAGATTAAACCAATTTTATTGGAAATACTAAGAACCAAGAAGGGGGGAATTACCAAAATTAGAGGCGTGGAGCCTCCTTCATGTAACAACTTGCAAAAACTGTAGCGTCGAAAACAAAACATGTTTTTCATATGAAATCTGTTTTTGATGAACTAGAGATTTTCATAAAACTAACCACAAGATACAAATCCTCACATGGATAGGAACCAAGAAGATGATGCTAGTGATGCAAAGGTTTGATCTCTCTACGAACGATacgatcaaatactcactcgggagCCTCCCATGATAGTCTGACGATCAATTCTATAACCTGGTCTCCCAACTACATGAGATCGGTAAAATATAAAATCTATGAGGGTTAAATCTTTGCCTTGCACATTCCAATGAGATAGATTATGAAGAGACATCCTAAAGTTGAACCGCATTTCTTGATTGCACTTACTCGGTGAAGTCTTGCCAAACTCTCCCCATAATCCACTACGGGAGAGCCTTTTCTTTGGGCATATCTTGTATATATCAGTGacaacccccaagtgcaggggatcaccgcagtacaattcgataagtttATGAGTgttgaacccacgaggagctgaaggtaaactacctattctctaaagccctataacccacttatatggccttctatgcaatgctaggatctatagtgtgtgtgtgtgtgaagtgGTTTTTGCTATAAACTATGAGTGCTAAAAATAAAATGCAAGGAGTAAAACTAATGCAAAAAAAGTAAAGTGTGGTAAATTAAAGTGAACtggagtaactcaagggagtaagtgttctagcaaattactattttatttatgtggttgtcacaattagaTAGGTGTAGTCATATACATGAGAAATACACCACTAGTGATTGTTCCCAAGGATAATTAAGAGCAAGCAAGGAAATTATTAAGGACTAAAGTCCAATCACAGTTGTAAGTTTAAATGTCCCGATGGTTTTACCccccgttgattaaccatgaattaatataacATGAATATCTAAGAATTGGGACAAGGTTTCTGTCAAGATCCAGCTGTccctcctatcatcatgcaatGGTGATAACTTCATGCagtccccaacatatgtgtgaactcatatatcagtacaagaAATCATcctagaagataacaaatacttatatgcaaccatcaacaaattatctcacaattgccaagaacaagtcacCACTCAAACAAAGGCATAGAAGTACAATACATCATGGGAAAACGATATATtgcctcacacatcatgtttgccacgAGATAACAAagggtagatgaagatggtgttgaGGATGCTTGATTgcgtgtagttaacacgtccgttgggaaccccaagaggaaggtgtgatgcgcacagcagcaagttttccctcagtaagaaaccaaggtttatcgaaccagtaggagccaagaagcacgttgaaggttgatggtggcggagtgtagtgcggcgcaacaccagggattccggcgccaacgtggaacatgcacaacacaatcacagaactttgccccaacgtaacagcgaggttgtcaatctcaccggcttgcttgtaaacaaaggattagatgtatagtgtggatgatgatgtttgtttgcgaagaacgagtaaagaacaattgcggcggattgtatttcggatgtaaagaataggaccggggttcacagttcactagtggtgtctctcccataagatagcgagatgttgggtgaacaaattacgagttgggcaattgacaaataaagaaggcataacaatgcacatacatatatcatgatgagtactatgagatttaatcggggcattacgacaaagtacatagaccgctatccgagcatgcatctatgcctaaaaagtccaccttcgggttttcatccgaacccctcccggtattaagttgtaaacaatgaacaattgcattaagtatggtgcgtaatgtaatcaacacaaatatccttagacaaagcatcgatgttttatccctagtagcaacagcacatccacaaccttagaactttctgtcactgttccagatttaatggaggcatgaacccactatcgagcataaatactccctcttggagtcacaagtatcaacttggccagagcctctactagcaacggagagcatgcaagaacataaataacatatacgatagattgataatcaacttgacatagtattcaatattcatcggatcccaacaaacacaacatgaaggattacaaatagatgatcttgatcatgataggcagctcacaagatctaacatgatagcacaatgaggagaagacaaccatctagctacgctatggacccatagtccaggggtgaactactcacacatcgatccggaggcgatcatggcgatgaagagacctccgggagatgattcccctctccggcgagggtgccggagagcgatctcctgaatccccgagatgggattggcggcggcggcatctgcggaaggttttccgtatcgtggctctcggtgctcgggggtttcgcgacggaggctttaagtaggcggaagggcaggtcaagaggcgccacgggggccccacacaacaggccggcgcggccaaggcccaggccgcgccgccctggtgtctggccacctcgtggccccacttcgtctctccttcggacttctggaagcttcgtggaaaaataggcccctgggcgttgatttcgtccaattccgagaatatttccttactaggatttctgaaaccaaaaacaacagaaaacgacaagcggctcttcggcatctcgtcaataggttagtgccggaaaatgcataataatgacatataatgtgtataaaacatgtgagtatcatcataaaagtagcatggaacataagaaattatagatatgtttgggatGTATCAATGTTGTTGAACATGATGATGACCACGCCGGAGGGAGGGGGcggagtccaccggaggcgatttTGGTAGCGCTTCCCCTCTCCAATCTCCATCGGCGACGACATGATGACTCTTTGTTTATGTGTTTTTTTATCTCCGCCGTCGTAGCCTCGAGGAAACCCTGGATTTTTTACATGGACATAGGGTTTTTTTAAGTCAAACAAAGTCCGTGGGCGCAAGGTTGAGGCGAATCGTACGGACGAGGGGGAAACGAGCACAGGTGGTGCACCCATAGGGAGAGGGCGTGCCACATGCCATTTCTCCCAGCCCATTGACCTCATGGTGTCCCACTTTATCACATTTTGTTCGTCTCGAAAATTTTGAAGTGTGTCCTCTGACATTGCCCTTTTTCGAGTCTCGTGGCTTTTGAAAAGTAAAAAAATACTACCATAAGGTGTTTTCCGTCAAACCGAGTTAAAACCAGAGGAGAGGAGATTGTTTAGAAAATTCCCGAAAACAATATGAAACATgaaaataacattatataatatgcgaatatgtgggaatatgtggtaataaactacaaagttcatgtatgcattttacatgcatcaatcagTAATCACCATAAGAACGGAAAGCTTCAAACATATAAATGTCTTTGGGATGACTGTGcactttatttttttatttctttattatgttgatgtcttgaaggtaCACATGAGAGGTCGttcaatctcctcctcctcctcctcctcctcctcctccttcaaggCGTACTTTACATGGGCTCAACTCTCTAATAACCAATCTTTGGATTACTCCTTTAGTAACACCTTTGTCATCGCTTGATCTTCTTCACTTCATTATTATTTCAACCTTGAAGCCAATATATGATTCAAGCACTGCTCGATATGAACATAAATAATACGTTTTATATTTGAGAGTTGGAGACATATGTTCCCATATGATCTCTCTTCATTGTTTTCAAACGTTATCTTTCTTTGCAATGCTGCTCGATATAATGATAATCCTATACATATTGTCCTCATTTTTCACCTCGATGGACAGTTAGATTCTTAAATACTCCCTTCTTCCTTATTTGTAAGGCAATCTGACtagcaagatgtgagtcatgtgtCATAAAATTTATGATGCTTTAAAATTATTTCCGAAGCGAACCTAAGGTGTAATTTGTGTGGTTTATGATCAATATTTTATTACTCAAATTAATGTTTCAACTTACTATCTCTGTTTTTCAAAAGAAGGcttgtatttttttttaaaaaagtcaaAGTACATAAAGTTTGAGCATTCAAATCATTAGCATTTACAATACAAAACCAATATAATTAGATACACCGTGAAATATTTTTTCGTATTGTATCTAGTGTGTTATAGTTATTGATaagagtttttatgatctttgacAAATTTTACACCATATATTCAATTTTTGAAAAAGTTTCAGGACATGTTTTTAGGATCGAAGGGGATGCTTAAGTTTTGGGTTGCCTTTGCAAATTAGGAAGGAGCTAGGGAGTAGAATAGTACATGCATGTCAGCATGTGTACATCTCGAAGTAATAAATCCATGTATCCGTACGTACATCAAACATCAGGTCTAGTTAATCAGCCAGCAATTAATCACAAGAGCAACCCGAACCCGTTAAGACTACCCATAAtgtgagtatcataggtagtatcatgcgttTCATGCATACAAAATATTGATGTAGTAGTGTAATTAAGGATGAGAAAgaggatactagtatcataggtagatacagtATCATAATATATACTACTAAAAAAatttaatgtcaagtaaatcttatacatatatttgcattaagATTTTACAAATTAATAAATATAAcaagactatgatactagtatatgataccatgcattatgAAGATAATACCATGTAGAAGTATCACATCATAtgtatgatacttctatatgatactatgtattgtgactagtctaacagCATCTTGGAGACTATTGACCTAGCGCTCTAGCTGTCTGGCTGGCTTGACAGATTAGATTATTCCATCGCGCTCATGACTAAATCATCTACCCCCACTCTCTCCCCAGAAACCAAGACTCAATCAAAGCACCAGGGCCAATCCTCTCGCACCTTGATCAAGGCGAGAGAGATCCTTCCATTGATTAGTTTAACCACCACCGTACCCCCGTAGACCAGCTCCGCACGAGGATTTAAACGAGCTCTCGGAGCCGATCGAGGTCAGCAAAGCAAAGCAAGCTAGCTCGATCGGACACAAAGTCTCCGGTACGTGACACCAACCTCGCGCGGCGCGCAAGCACAGCCGGCGGTGCGCGCGTGCCACCATGACGAGGAGGAGCCAGTTATCATCGGCCTGCGTCCTTCTCCTGCTCCTCGTGCTGCTCGCGGGCCGGCAgcaggcggcggcgaagaagtacGCGGCCATCTTCAACTTCGGCGACTCCCTCGTGGACGCCGGCAACCTGGTTGTTGATGGTATCCCGGACTACCTCGCGACGGCGAAGCTGCCGTACGGCATGACGTACTTCGGGTACCCCACCGGGCGATGCTCCGACGGTCGCCTcgtcgtcgacttcatcggtacGTGATTAAGCTGGATCATCGCGCGTCGGTTATTGCCACCATTCGTGTTGTTCTGAACCGTGTTCTTGCTGTGATCGAGCAGCGCAGGAGCTGGGTCtgccgctgctgccgccgtccAAGGCGAAGAACGCCACCTTCCACTACGGCGCCAACTTCGCCATCACCGGGGCCACGGCGCTGGACAGGGAGTACTTCGTGGCCAAGGGTCTGGGCAAAACCATCTGGAGCTCCGGCTCCCTGCACACCCAGATCAAGTGGCTGCAGGAGATGAAGCCTAAAATCTGCAAATCCCCCGAAGGTTGGCCATCGATCGAACGATACGTGCATAAGCCTCAATTTCTGCTGTATGAATGTACtgacgagcatgtatgcattgcgggTGTCTGTTCGATCTGCAGAGTGCAAGGACCTGTTCCGACGGTCGCTGTTCATCGTGGGCGAGTTCGGCGGCAACGACTACAACTCCCCGCTGTTCGCGTTCCAGCCGCTGGAGGAGGTGCACAAGTTCGTGCCGGACATCGTCGACTCCATCGGCGAGGGCATCGAGAAGCTGATCGCGGAGGGGGCGGTGGAGCTGGTGGTGCCGGGGGTGCTCCCCATCGGCTGCTTCCCGGTGTACCTCTCCATCTTCCGCAAGCAGGCGGACGGGTACGGCGGCAAGAGCGGCTGCATCAAGGACCTCAACACGCTCTCCTGGGTGCACAACGTTGCGCTGCAGCGCAAGATCGCCCAGCTCCGGGAGAagcacgccggcgccggcgtgcgCATCATGTACGCCGACTACTACACGCCCGCCATCCAGTTCGTCCTCCACGCCGAGAAGTGGGGTAAGTCAACCGTCTCCTTCCCTTCTCTCGGCTTCGTTAACGTTTGTCTCTGCTCCTCGCGCGCGCTCTGCGGCCACGGCAGTTTGCGTCTCGGCAGTTAGTTTGGTTCGTTACGGAATGTGGACATACGGGCCCACAACCTGTCCCCGCCATTTTTTTGGAGGTAAAAAAGGTTTAAACTTAAAACAAAGGATAGAACGAAGTTTCCATACAAAATTCCAAAACAAATAGTACTATTTTGTCCTAACTCCTCAAAATCGGTAGGAACAACTAAACGAGCTTGATTTCGAAAAGGAATTTAAGCCACTCTCTTCATTCCATAATTCTCGTCGTGGTTTTAGTTTTGAGGGAATACAGAAGTACGCAAATAATCGTCGAACTATTTTATGAGGTTGCGTGAATCGTGATCACCATAAGCATGGGAACGGGGAGGGATAGGAACAAGAGAATCAACGGAGTGACCGGAGCATATGCATACATTTCCGGGCGAGCGATCCAACTCGGTGGTTAGCTAGAACTTTCCTATTCTTATGAGGTTTCGTGATCAGGTTGTCCAAAGACCTTGAACTCTTCCTGTGAATAGGATGCCAAGATAAAGTTTCTAATAAGAAGCTTCTCTGGCTACTTGTCATTGTCTAGACGAGGGGTAGCTAAGCTACCTCCCGTCGTCAACATGGCAACCTGATTAAGAAATGTGGAGGAGTGGTGCTCCATCCTACAGAGATACTGCTAATCTGCGTAGGCACTTCCGACGTGTGTCATGACGATGCGTTGATGTGACACCTAACGAAACAATCGATGACATATATAGCAGGCTATAATCGATCAAACAAAAGAACCTCCATTCTTCCTTCGTCATGAAAGTTTTGACAAAAAACGAGTTCCTCGATCACATTAATCAATTATTCTGTGGCCATGCCAAATTAATTGGCACAAGAAGACTTGGAACTGTCTTGGCAGGGTTACTTGCAGTAGATTATTGGAGGTATACATATAGTATCCCAGCCCTCTTGATCGCATTGGGTTGTAGCATCGCACATGGTAGAGATATCTAAGCTGCTCATTGGCTTCTTTTAAAATTCAGCTATTTTTAAAATTGCATTCCAGCCTTATTGGTTCCTTATCGCTGATTCCATGTGATCCGCAGCATTGACCTGTTCGGATAGTGGTACAACATGGGCAGCAATTTGGCATTTAACTGAGACAACTGGAATGTTAGGCTTTATTGTTAGAGCCAAGAGTCGTCCTTGGAAAAATATAAAACAATTGAAATAGAATCTGCAGGCCCTGAATTACTAtactgctactactactactttcCAAGTTTGTGCACACTTGTTAAACTAGGAGCTACTAGGAAGTACAGTTACTAGAAGTACAAGAGCTAAACGATACATACATCATTTTGGGGTTACCCACTTGGCATATGCAGCTTTTCTGCACATTTGGAAGCCTCCCCTTATCACTGTTTCTAACCAATTAAGTAATCATACAGCAATAATAAGCCAATAAGTCAGGCATAGTCATGCATTATTCGGCCAAGTTGCTCGTCGGTTCTAGTACTCCGTTCATGGTATCGATCAACCACACAGATtcgtgtacacatcaatgtctAGTTTTCATTAAGGGAGAAAACGACCACTCGAGACATGATTATTAGAATCAGTCCAACTAGCCGATCTCTATCCCGGAGAAAGTGAGAAAGATCGGAGAAGTAGCTGGTGTGAAGCTGTGCGCTGATTCCTCACGACATTCATGATTATTGAGATATGTCACGTTTTTAATCTAGTCCCAATGGGTTAATCTCCGTCAAAATTTGACCACTGTTTTAAGCGAAGACGTATTCCGCAATGTTCTTTGTCTGGTCCGTTGATTGTCCTAATCTGCCACGCAAGATCAGGCAAAAAGGGGAGTACCCAGAAGTATGTATGACGCAAATCGTGATCCGGGCAATCAGGGCTGGAATAGAAAACAAATGCAACACCACATTCCACGCATTCTTAATCTTATCAACAATGAATAGTCTGAATCGCAAAATCATGGCTCAAATTTTGTTTGGACTTCACTGCGCATTTGCTAATTTCCTTGTGTGCTGTTGTGCAGGGATGCTGAAGCAGAAGCCGAGGGCGTGCTGCGGTGCGCCGGGGGTGGGAGTCTACAACTTCAACCTCACGTCCAAGTGCGGCGAGCCCGGCGCCTACTCGTGCGAGGACCCGTCCAACCACTGGAGCTGGGACGGCATCCACCTCACGGAGGCGGCCTACGGCCACATTGCCAGGGGCTGGCTCTACGGTCCATTCGCCGAGCCCGCCATCGTCGAGACCCGGAACCACCAGTAGAGTACAGAGTTATTGTTTTGGCCTACTGCATGATATACCTTGGCATTGGTTACTGTATGTAGAGAAAGGGAAGAGAAGGCAAAGGACAAACATGATGTTAAAAGAAAAGGAGTAAAGAACAGACATGTCTTGTGCAGATTAATTAATTGGTTCGATTTGTGCTCTCCAATTTGGGGTGAAATGTACATGTGTCTGTTGGTAAATCTTAAGCTGCGGATTTCCTCACGTAATAGTGCTCAATTAACATCTAATTCTCGGTCAatcaacctcttcttcttcttttcctcttttGGGCTAATGATTTTTTCCATGGACAACTAGAAGCCCAATAACAAGCTCACAAGCCCAATTACATATAAACTTCAAATATTTCACACATAAGTAAGTGTAATAATAACACATAGATGTACAATTACGTGCATTTGTGCAATTGCACACTAATgccacttttaattcatgtactaTTTCACAATCACACAATGGGAAATTACACGGTACGATACAAATTGCATGCTATTGTGCAATTGCACATGTTAATATTTAGAGGCGATCATGCGGAGGTTTTATGTTCAATTACAATTCATGTCGACTACAATTCACACACAATTGCATAGTAAGAAGGTATAGCTTTCTTTTGCAAACCCTCATGGATGAGGTAACTCAACGTGGAGAGCAATtccatactacctccatcccaaggcttaacgcCTATATTTTTTCAAAAAGTCAAAATATgtcaagtttttatcaaaaatcattaaaatgtaaaatacaaaattaatatttttagatagataatgaaatatattttcatgtgatatcttcaaaatatcatatttgttgatagattattctgaaaatttggtcaaactttacttgctttgacttttccaaaaaaaataagccttaagccttgggatggaggtagtactattTATTGCCCTCTAAATATAGATACACAAACAGAAATTATCTCAAAACAGGAAGAAAAATGGCCCAACAAAAAGTATTATCCGCTTCATGCCCAACAATGAAGCAccaaatatatataaaaaaattgcATGCTAATGTGCAATTGCACATGTGTCCAATTACGCACATATGTGAAATTGCACACTAATTATACTTTAGTTCATGTATTATTGCGCAATTACATAATAGCAAATTTCATGGTAcaagcactactaggaaaattcCTATAGGCACCGAGGTACCGCCGGCGCGCCAAACATGGGGTCCGCCAGTGCCATTTTACTGCCAGCGAACCACTCTCTTGGTGCGCCGGTGATGCTACAATACCACCAGCGTACCAGAAAATTGGTGCCCGATAGTAAGTGTCAACTAGGTTACAAAATACGCCTGAATTTACCGCCAGCGCACCAATACGTAGGTGCGCCGGTGGTATATTGCTACCGTCGGTGTACCACTATATTGGTGCACCGACGGTAAGTTGAGGCAGATTTTGCACCTCCCCCTCCCGATTGCCTTTTTagtttaaaaaaataaaagaaaatgatagaaatatAAAAAATTGAAATCTTTTGAGATGTCCATATGTTATATAACCTAGTTGTAATGGCACTATTTTGCAAAATGGCTCCATGTTTCTATAAAACATCCATGGATTTTGCATACGACCTAGAATGAAATGGTGTttttatgaaaatgtatctacataAAAAGTTACATCCAATTTTGGCGTCCTGACCATTACTGACTTTTTAGATTCCACAAAATCTAAAAAGAAATAgtgttttttgttgttttatATTTCAATGCAAAAAAATCGGTTTTATAATATATTCTCCCTCTATCTTTTCTCACTTTCCCCCTCTCCACCTTCTCCGTCCTGCTCTTTCCCTTGTCCACCCTCTTTCCCTCTCTTCTTCCCATTCTCTTTCTGCACCTTCTCCCTCCTCTCCCTACCCAACGCTCTCCTCCTGCACAACAACGAGATGGACGAGAGGACCTCCTCACGTGGCCGGCGGCGCATCCTTCTCCTGCTCGGGGCCGATGGAGGCCTCCAACTCATCCTTGTACACATCGACGGCAGGGCAGTGACATGCTCCTCCTGCACGGTGGCAACAGATGATTCGATTGCTTTTTTACTTTGAACTCACAGTTCTTATTGTAAAAGTGCACATGGGCCACGAGGCCTTTTTCATTTTCTGAAAAAGAATATTTTCCGGTGTGGTGCGACGATGATATGTGATTTTATGGCCGGCACTGGTAACACGCCAGCTTTAACGCACTACCACCGGGGCATGGTGCGCCGAAGGTAGTCAATTTTGGTCCGCCAGTAATAGGATTTTTCCTGTAGTGGATACAAATTGCATGCTAATGTGCAATTGCACATGTTAATATTTAGATGTGATCACATTGTGATTTTATGTTTCATTGCACAGGAAATATATATGTGTTTCTTGATAAATCGTTAGCTCCATATTTCCTTGTTGAATATGCGCCTAGCCCTCAATTGATAGAGAATTATCTTCATTCTTGGTCGATCGATTCCTCCTTCCCCCTCTTTTTTGGGATAATGATTTTCCCACAGACTAACGAACCCAATAACAAAagctaaaaaaaaagaaaaaaactacaAGGCCTAGTTAAAGTTAacgaaaattaaaataaaaacggTTACATGTAAATTTCAAAAATTGCGCACCGAAATGCAATTACATGTAGATGTACAATTACATACATATGATCAATTGCACATGTATTCCACTTCAATTCATCTATTACTTTGCAATTGCACAATAGCAAGTTATACGGTATGATACAAATTGCATGCTAATGTGCAAATGCACAATAGGATATTACACACCTCGAGGAAAAACATTAACAATTAGTTTTGTCAACAAAATAGGAGAAATATGCTACAAAagttataccattggattcatattttaAAGACCTTTGCACTGGTATAACTTTTAtgttatatatcttatattttgttgtcTAAATTAGTAGTCGAAGTTTTCGAAGTTTTCCTTCGATATGTGTAATACCTTAGTAAACCGGTATGAAGGGAGTACTATTTGTGCAAAATGCATACTATTATGAAATTGCATACTACTAAATTGACGTGTTTGATTGCACTTAAAAATATAGGTTTTCAATTGCATGTATATGCCATTGCACACTAGAAAAATATCAGATTACATTATACTCTCCTAGTCCAAATATAAGGCACACTTTTTTGTAGGGTCTTTGTTGCACAACTTTGATCATTACTATCTACTAAATTATATGGATTCAGAATGTATAAATGGTACCATTGCATTTTTGCAAAAGTTATATGCATTTTTGGATATATTACAAGTATAAATCATAGTCATACCTGTGCACCGTTCATCAGCGAAATTTAAGTGCGCCTTATATTTTgatacggagggagtactttgtaACAGCACACAATTACCTGCTTATCTTACTTCGCTGTAAAAGGCTCCAACAAAACCCCAAAAGACAAAAAGGCCTAGCAGTTAGAACATTAAAGAACCCACcataaaacaaaatagaaaaactGAAGAACAAAGAAGGCCTAATAGCTAAAACAGAAAAGGCTCACATAATTATTCGTGTTAATAAAAGAATGATGGATCAAGCACTAAGTTATTTCTCGGTTAACGGAGAACTAGCAAAGCGTTTTAGAAAAGAATTTAGGGGCGTTTAATTTTGTTGCCACGTTTTGGTGTGGGGAGCTCCATCGCCTGTTTAGAACCGATGAGTTCCGTTCCTAAACAACGCCTTAATAGTGCTCCCACCTGACCTCTGTTTTTTCTCTCGCACGCTCATATTTTAGACATGCTGCTAGCCTTAAAATAGTATCTTTTTTTAGCACGCTCATCTGACCTGACACAGCAATAAAAGGCGCACAAAGATCACCCTTCCATTACCAAGTTTCCTTGCCTCCTTGAAGAAACACAGGAAGGAGAAGCACGCACGCATGGCGAAGGCGACCATGCAGCTTGCGCTGCTGGCCGTGGTGCTGGTTGGCCTCGTGCTGGCGGGCCAGGACGCCGACGGGGCACGGATCGCGCCGAGCGCCGGCGTTATCAGCTACTCCGGTCTCCCCCGCGGGAAGCGCGTCAACTtctccgacgacgccgccgcccgacCTCCTGGACAGGCCAACCGTTACACGCGTGGCTGCAGCAAGATCGCCGGTTGCCGCGGCTGATGCGTGCGTCGTGTGCTTAACTGCCTGTGTTTCTCTTGCTTTCGCACAGAAGTTCAACTGTTGAGCATGTGTGCAAAACGCAGTGCCATATATATGTGTGCAATGCGTTGTAAACTTGGAGCAATTTCACATACAAGCTAATTGCAGTTTTCTTTTCTGTGATAAAAAGTTTAAAAACACGTGCTAATTACATAT contains:
- the LOC124661711 gene encoding GDSL esterase/lipase At5g45910-like; this encodes MTRRSQLSSACVLLLLLVLLAGRQQAAAKKYAAIFNFGDSLVDAGNLVVDGIPDYLATAKLPYGMTYFGYPTGRCSDGRLVVDFIAQELGLPLLPPSKAKNATFHYGANFAITGATALDREYFVAKGLGKTIWSSGSLHTQIKWLQEMKPKICKSPEECKDLFRRSLFIVGEFGGNDYNSPLFAFQPLEEVHKFVPDIVDSIGEGIEKLIAEGAVELVVPGVLPIGCFPVYLSIFRKQADGYGGKSGCIKDLNTLSWVHNVALQRKIAQLREKHAGAGVRIMYADYYTPAIQFVLHAEKWGMLKQKPRACCGAPGVGVYNFNLTSKCGEPGAYSCEDPSNHWSWDGIHLTEAAYGHIARGWLYGPFAEPAIVETRNHQ